From the genome of Turicibacter faecis, one region includes:
- the ytfJ gene encoding GerW family sporulation protein translates to MAEHPIHNLMKISMESLKKMVDVDTIVGNPLKTDHGDTIIPVSKVSFGFGAGGSEFETERKSTTDGSPFGGGSGGGVSITPIAFLIVNESGVELKHVEERTSLYERLLDQAPKFINNIVNEFDKSGSKAAEKNETVAK, encoded by the coding sequence ATGGCAGAACATCCAATACATAATTTAATGAAAATTTCAATGGAAAGCTTGAAGAAAATGGTTGATGTCGATACCATTGTTGGAAATCCTTTAAAAACAGATCACGGGGACACGATTATTCCTGTTTCTAAAGTAAGTTTTGGATTTGGAGCGGGAGGTAGCGAATTTGAAACTGAGCGCAAATCAACAACCGATGGTTCTCCATTTGGGGGCGGAAGTGGTGGTGGAGTTTCGATTACACCCATTGCCTTTTTAATCGTCAATGAATCTGGGGTTGAGTTAAAACACGTTGAGGAACGTACGTCACTTTATGAGCGATTATTGGATCAAGCCCCTAAGTTTATAAATAATATCGTGAATGAATTTGATAAATCGGGATCTAAAGCGGCAGAAAAAAATGAGACTGTTGCGAAATGA
- a CDS encoding DUF2953 domain-containing protein, with translation MRFIGYFLLVLLGLIIILSFIKIKVELFLNQQDGWVELRYLWLKYRLEMTDFLKDSTKEKVESQFARVQEETKQELTRVEFKETVKVKKEPIVDPSPSMPKKEMGGTRKKRRKKTRAVKIKQKKVTRKLDMRAIKSMIRRGKTIFKLSRKVLIRLTNRIRIHRLESMIDFSLDDAMTTGCIIGALWTFQANFYAFIERYVKKVDHYHFDVKSKFKGNSLFISLSCILSFRIVDIILVLLLSFKELLTIKRMLKIEEE, from the coding sequence ATGCGGTTTATCGGTTATTTTTTACTTGTCTTATTAGGACTCATTATTATTTTGTCATTTATAAAAATTAAAGTTGAATTGTTTTTAAATCAGCAGGATGGGTGGGTTGAGTTACGCTATCTTTGGCTGAAGTATCGCTTAGAGATGACTGATTTTTTAAAGGATTCTACGAAGGAGAAGGTAGAATCCCAGTTTGCGAGGGTTCAAGAGGAAACAAAACAAGAGTTGACCCGGGTTGAATTTAAGGAAACAGTTAAAGTTAAAAAAGAGCCGATTGTTGATCCATCTCCATCGATGCCGAAGAAGGAGATGGGGGGCACTAGGAAGAAGCGTCGGAAAAAGACAAGGGCAGTTAAGATTAAACAAAAAAAGGTGACACGCAAATTAGATATGAGAGCGATAAAATCTATGATTAGACGGGGCAAGACGATTTTTAAACTCTCTCGAAAAGTTCTTATTCGTCTAACGAATAGAATTAGAATTCATCGCTTAGAGTCGATGATTGATTTCAGTTTAGACGATGCCATGACCACCGGGTGCATCATCGGAGCATTGTGGACATTTCAAGCCAATTTTTATGCCTTTATTGAAAGATACGTTAAGAAAGTGGATCACTATCACTTTGATGTAAAAAGTAAATTTAAGGGGAATTCACTTTTTATTAGCCTTTCATGTATACTCTCGTTTCGAATCGTCGATATTATACTTGTTCTTTTGTTATCCTTTAAAGAATTATTAACAATTAAACGGATGCTAAAAATTGAGGAGGAATAA